One Comamonas endophytica DNA window includes the following coding sequences:
- the ccsB gene encoding c-type cytochrome biogenesis protein CcsB: MNTATNDSSETITLHSGYFSRRNGYDWLFAAIVLAGGLFALQRYAAYMDVYEKAILVGTIPSLIWLGWFWRPLRTLLLAVAGCSLLALFLYQADGAGNLERADSVFWLKYFLSSQSAILWMSMLFFMSTIFYWIGMFSKGEGQALSLLGSRIAWVAIAMALIGTMVRWYESYLLGPDIGHIPVSNLYEVFVMFCWMTAAFYLYYEQNYDTRALGAFVMLVVSAAVGFLLWYTLVREAHEIQPLVPALKSWWMKLHVPANFIGYGTFALAAMVAFAYLIKQQAGETRWWKLAPLWLLGIVLCFEPIVFRQGAAEGGSSYWTVYFGISALIVAGILLARKHIAARLPSFEILDDVMYKSIAVGFAFFTIATVLGALWAAEAWGGYWSWDPKETWALIVWLNYAAWLHMRLVKGLRGTISAWWALAGLGVTTFAFLGVNMFLSGLHSYGEL, from the coding sequence ATGAATACCGCCACCAACGATTCCTCCGAGACCATCACCCTGCACTCGGGGTATTTCTCGCGCCGCAACGGGTATGACTGGCTGTTTGCCGCGATCGTGCTGGCGGGCGGGCTGTTTGCGCTGCAGCGCTATGCGGCTTACATGGATGTCTACGAGAAGGCCATCCTGGTGGGCACGATCCCGTCGCTGATCTGGCTCGGCTGGTTCTGGCGCCCGCTGCGCACGCTGCTGCTGGCGGTCGCGGGCTGCTCGCTGCTGGCGCTGTTTCTATACCAGGCCGATGGGGCAGGGAATCTTGAGCGGGCCGACAGCGTGTTCTGGCTCAAATATTTCCTGTCGAGCCAGTCGGCCATTCTCTGGATGAGCATGCTGTTCTTCATGAGCACCATCTTCTACTGGATCGGCATGTTCTCGAAGGGCGAGGGCCAGGCCCTGTCGCTGCTGGGCTCGCGCATCGCCTGGGTGGCGATCGCGATGGCACTGATCGGCACCATGGTGCGCTGGTACGAAAGCTACCTGCTGGGCCCGGACATCGGCCACATCCCGGTCAGCAACCTCTATGAAGTGTTCGTGATGTTCTGCTGGATGACGGCGGCCTTCTATCTCTATTACGAGCAGAACTACGACACCCGCGCGCTGGGCGCCTTCGTCATGCTGGTGGTGAGCGCGGCCGTCGGATTCCTGCTGTGGTACACGCTGGTGCGCGAGGCGCACGAGATCCAGCCGCTGGTGCCGGCGCTCAAGAGCTGGTGGATGAAGCTGCATGTGCCGGCCAACTTCATCGGCTACGGCACCTTCGCGCTGGCGGCCATGGTGGCCTTTGCCTATCTGATCAAGCAGCAGGCCGGCGAGACCCGCTGGTGGAAGCTCGCGCCGCTGTGGCTGCTGGGCATCGTGCTGTGCTTCGAGCCCATCGTCTTCCGCCAGGGCGCGGCAGAGGGCGGCAGCAGCTACTGGACGGTCTACTTCGGCATCTCGGCGCTGATCGTGGCCGGCATCCTGCTGGCACGCAAACATATCGCCGCGCGCCTGCCGTCCTTCGAGATCCTCGACGACGTCATGTACAAGTCGATTGCCGTGGGCTTTGCCTTCTTCACCATCGCCACCGTGCTCGGCGCGCTCTGGGCCGCCGAGGCCTGGGGCGGCTACTGGAGCTGGGACCCGAAGGAGACCTGGGCGCTGATCGTCTGGCTCAATTACGCCGCCTGGCTGCACATGCGCCTGGTCAAGGGCCTGCGCGGGACGATTTCCGCCTGGTGGGCGCTGGCCGGGCTGGGGGTGACGACCTTTGCGTTCCTGGGGGTGAACATGTTCCTCAGCGGGCTGCACAGCTATGGCGAGCTGTGA
- the lptM gene encoding LPS translocon maturation chaperone LptM has product MLRASQILVRSFALALSAASLVACGQRGPLYLPTAPEAAQRATLPQTLTPQLLNDDASPPAPQLPPR; this is encoded by the coding sequence ATGTTGAGAGCTTCCCAAATTCTAGTCAGGTCTTTTGCCCTTGCGCTGAGTGCGGCGTCACTCGTGGCCTGCGGCCAGCGCGGCCCGCTGTACCTGCCCACCGCGCCCGAGGCGGCGCAGCGCGCCACGCTGCCCCAGACGCTGACCCCGCAGCTCCTGAACGATGACGCGTCCCCGCCGGCGCCGCAGCTTCCTCCGCGCTGA
- a CDS encoding sulfite oxidase heme-binding subunit YedZ, whose translation MRAAAPRWKAAFMHPAAKPLVFALCLLPFAQLLYGAVFDTLGANPAEALLRATGDWTLRFLCVALAVTPARVLLGLPALARFRRMLGLFVYFYAVTHLLCYALFDQGMDLAEIWRDTLERPFILVGMLAFVLLTALAATSPQRMLRLLGGRRWQWLHRSIYAVAGLALLHFFWMRAGKNDFAEVAVYAAVIALLLGWRLQRWLRKRRAA comes from the coding sequence ATGCGCGCCGCGGCACCGCGCTGGAAAGCCGCCTTCATGCACCCGGCCGCCAAGCCGCTGGTGTTCGCACTGTGCCTGCTGCCCTTTGCGCAGCTGCTGTACGGCGCGGTGTTCGACACGCTGGGCGCCAACCCGGCCGAGGCCCTGCTGCGCGCCACCGGCGACTGGACGCTGCGCTTCCTCTGCGTGGCGCTGGCGGTGACGCCGGCGCGCGTGCTGCTGGGCCTGCCGGCGCTGGCGCGCTTTCGGCGCATGCTGGGGCTGTTTGTGTATTTCTATGCCGTCACGCACCTGCTGTGCTATGCGCTGTTCGACCAGGGGATGGACCTGGCCGAGATCTGGCGCGACACGCTGGAACGGCCCTTCATCCTGGTCGGCATGCTGGCCTTCGTGCTGCTGACGGCACTGGCAGCCACTTCACCGCAGCGCATGCTGCGGCTGCTGGGCGGGCGCCGCTGGCAGTGGCTGCATCGCAGCATCTACGCCGTGGCGGGGCTCGCGCTGCTGCACTTCTTCTGGATGCGCGCGGGCAAGAACGACTTTGCCGAAGTCGCGGTCTACGCCGCGGTCATCGCGCTGCTGCTGGGCTGGCGCCTGCAGCGCTGGCTGCGCAAGCGCCGGGCCGCTTAG
- the yihA gene encoding ribosome biogenesis GTP-binding protein YihA/YsxC translates to MTNSSPAPVAGTPSPATDGKLAMGWMHTARFLTTAAQLHHLPAIEVPEIAFVGRSNAGKSTCINTLTQQKQLAFASKKPGRTQHINLFSLGRQGITDAVLADLPGYGYAAVSRSDKLRWQQVMVNYLISRSSLSGIVLLCDPRLGLTELDEALLEAVRPRVEEGLKFLILLTKADKLTRAEQAKALSIARLQAGGGEAMLFSALKKQGVDDVARLLWRWSHPAETAAATPAALPAADSAGETQAH, encoded by the coding sequence ATGACGAACTCCTCCCCCGCACCGGTTGCGGGCACGCCCTCTCCCGCCACCGATGGCAAGCTCGCCATGGGCTGGATGCACACCGCGCGTTTTCTCACGACGGCGGCGCAGCTGCACCATCTGCCCGCCATTGAAGTTCCCGAAATCGCTTTCGTCGGACGCTCGAACGCCGGCAAGTCCACCTGCATCAACACGCTGACGCAGCAGAAGCAGCTGGCTTTCGCCTCCAAGAAGCCCGGCCGCACCCAGCACATCAACCTGTTCTCGCTGGGCCGCCAGGGCATCACCGACGCGGTGCTGGCCGACCTGCCGGGCTATGGCTATGCCGCGGTGTCGCGCTCGGACAAGCTGCGCTGGCAGCAGGTCATGGTCAACTACCTGATCAGCCGCAGCAGCCTCTCCGGCATCGTGCTGCTGTGCGATCCGCGCCTGGGCCTGACCGAGCTCGATGAAGCGCTGCTCGAAGCCGTGCGCCCGCGCGTCGAGGAGGGCCTGAAGTTCCTGATCCTGCTCACGAAGGCCGACAAGCTCACGCGCGCCGAGCAGGCCAAGGCGCTGTCCATCGCGCGCCTGCAGGCCGGCGGCGGCGAGGCAATGCTGTTTTCCGCGCTCAAGAAACAGGGCGTGGACGATGTGGCTCGGCTACTATGGAGGTGGTCGCATCCCGCAGAGACTGCGGCGGCCACGCCCGCAGCGCTGCCCGCAGCCGACAGCGCTGGCGAAACCCAGGCCCACTAG
- a CDS encoding cytochrome c biogenesis protein ResB codes for MPDTSRRAPSSHRSRTWRAGVELLSSMRFAIALLTVICIASVIGTVLKQHEPAVNYVNQFGPFWAQLFLALKLNAVYSAWWFLLILAFLVASTSLCVARHAPKYLADLRSYKEHIREKSLEAFRHRAEAEVRGNPQDAAQRLGRLLATGGWKVRLQQRGSGWMVAAKAGAAHKLGYIAAHSAIVLICLGGLFDGDLIVRAQMLFGDKTPYTGGGRVADVAAEHRLSERNPTFRGNLMVAEGTQSSTAILNQSDGVLLQELPFAIELKKFIVEYYSTGMPKLFASEVIIHDRHTGEQTAERIEVNHPAHYKGVEIYQSSFDDGGSSVKMRAVPLDGTATPFNVEGTIGGTSEFTRAGAGRGDPQETLTLEYTALRTINVENFGASRGADAGSATDVRKVDLKAAIDARLGAGHKTTTEKELRNIGPSIGYKLRDASGQAREYQNYMLPVDTGDGNPVFLLGVRENQADAFRYLRVPADMEGTMDTFVRLRAALADPALREQGARRYVAQAVDAARPDLREPLMQSALRALQIYAGTTDDAGERIGGLQAIARFMELNVPEAERTRASEVLVRILNGALFEMAQALREQAGLPPMANDAQTLAFMTQTVFSLSDAQFYPAPMAFMLDDFTHVQASVFQVTRGPGKNVVYLGCLFLILGIFAMLYVRDRRLWIWLTPASEGRSHARMALSTNRQTMEGDKDFAVLTEKLIGAQPIARRPGAAAK; via the coding sequence ATGCCAGATACCTCGCGCCGCGCGCCTTCCTCCCATCGATCCCGCACCTGGCGCGCGGGCGTCGAGCTGCTGTCGTCCATGCGCTTCGCCATCGCGCTGCTCACCGTCATCTGCATTGCCTCGGTGATCGGCACGGTGCTCAAGCAGCACGAGCCCGCGGTCAATTACGTGAACCAGTTCGGGCCGTTCTGGGCCCAACTGTTCCTGGCGCTCAAGCTCAACGCGGTCTACAGCGCCTGGTGGTTCCTGCTGATCCTGGCCTTTCTCGTCGCCAGCACCAGCCTGTGCGTGGCGCGCCATGCGCCCAAGTACCTGGCCGACCTGCGCAGCTACAAGGAGCACATCCGCGAGAAAAGCCTGGAGGCCTTCCGCCACCGTGCCGAGGCCGAAGTGCGCGGCAACCCGCAGGACGCCGCCCAGCGCCTGGGCAGGCTGCTGGCGACGGGAGGCTGGAAAGTGCGGCTGCAGCAGCGCGGCAGCGGCTGGATGGTGGCGGCGAAGGCCGGCGCGGCGCACAAGCTGGGTTACATCGCGGCGCACAGCGCCATCGTGCTGATCTGCCTGGGCGGGCTGTTCGACGGCGACCTGATCGTGCGCGCGCAGATGCTGTTTGGCGACAAGACGCCCTACACCGGCGGCGGCCGCGTGGCCGACGTCGCGGCCGAGCACCGCCTGTCCGAGCGCAACCCGACCTTCCGCGGCAACCTCATGGTCGCCGAGGGCACGCAGTCGAGCACCGCCATCCTGAACCAATCGGATGGCGTGCTGCTGCAGGAGCTGCCCTTTGCCATCGAGCTGAAGAAATTCATCGTCGAGTACTACTCCACCGGCATGCCCAAGCTGTTTGCCAGCGAGGTCATCATCCACGACAGGCACACCGGCGAGCAGACCGCCGAGCGCATCGAGGTCAACCATCCGGCGCACTACAAGGGCGTGGAGATCTACCAGTCGAGCTTCGACGACGGTGGTTCCTCGGTGAAGATGCGCGCCGTGCCGCTCGATGGCACGGCCACGCCCTTCAATGTCGAGGGCACGATCGGCGGCACCAGCGAGTTCACGCGCGCCGGCGCCGGGCGGGGCGACCCGCAGGAGACGCTGACGCTCGAATACACGGCGCTGCGCACCATCAACGTCGAGAACTTCGGCGCCTCCAGGGGGGCGGATGCCGGCTCGGCCACCGACGTGCGCAAGGTCGACCTGAAGGCGGCTATCGACGCGCGCCTGGGCGCGGGCCACAAGACCACGACCGAGAAGGAGCTGCGCAACATCGGCCCGAGCATCGGCTACAAGCTGCGCGATGCCTCGGGCCAGGCGCGCGAATACCAGAACTACATGCTGCCCGTGGACACCGGCGACGGCAACCCGGTGTTCCTGCTGGGCGTGCGCGAGAACCAGGCCGATGCCTTTCGCTACCTGCGCGTGCCGGCCGACATGGAAGGCACGATGGACACCTTCGTGCGCCTGCGCGCGGCGCTGGCCGATCCGGCGCTGCGCGAGCAGGGTGCGCGCCGCTATGTGGCGCAGGCGGTCGATGCCGCGCGCCCCGACCTGCGCGAGCCGCTGATGCAGTCGGCGCTGCGTGCGCTGCAGATCTATGCCGGCACGACGGACGATGCGGGTGAGAGGATCGGCGGCCTGCAGGCCATCGCGCGCTTCATGGAACTCAACGTGCCCGAAGCCGAGCGCACGCGCGCCAGCGAGGTGCTGGTGCGCATCCTCAACGGCGCGCTGTTCGAGATGGCGCAGGCGCTGCGCGAGCAGGCCGGCCTGCCGCCCATGGCCAACGATGCCCAGACGCTGGCGTTCATGACGCAGACGGTGTTCTCGCTCAGCGATGCGCAGTTCTATCCCGCGCCCATGGCCTTCATGCTCGACGACTTCACCCATGTGCAGGCAAGTGTTTTCCAGGTCACGCGCGGCCCCGGCAAGAACGTAGTCTATCTGGGCTGCCTGTTCCTGATCCTCGGGATCTTTGCCATGCTCTACGTGCGCGACCGGCGCCTGTGGATCTGGCTGACGCCGGCCAGCGAAGGCCGCAGCCATGCGCGCATGGCGCTTTCGACCAACCGCCAGACCATGGAAGGCGACAAGGACTTTGCCGTGCTGACCGAAAAACTCATTGGGGCCCAGCCGATCGCGCGCCGCCCTGGAGCTGCTGCCAAATGA
- a CDS encoding c-type cytochrome, which produces MKLLASMLMAAFLAAPALPAFAAGETTAAPQANAKLDLAKGGAGFSAVCAACHGADGNSTIVANPSLAQQHPEYLVKQLKEFKSGVRKDPVMQGFASMLSDQDMRNISGWLATQKAKGGFAKDKELVVLGERIFRGGLQDRNIAACASCHSPNGAGLPVQYPRLAGQHADYTSKQLMEFRDGKRGNSLPMTQVAAKLNDREIRAVADYIAGLR; this is translated from the coding sequence ATGAAGTTGCTTGCCTCTATGCTGATGGCTGCCTTCCTGGCAGCACCCGCCCTCCCGGCCTTTGCGGCAGGCGAGACAACCGCGGCGCCGCAGGCGAATGCCAAGCTTGATTTGGCAAAAGGTGGGGCAGGGTTTTCCGCAGTGTGCGCAGCATGCCACGGAGCAGATGGCAATTCAACCATTGTGGCTAATCCCTCCCTGGCGCAGCAGCATCCCGAGTATCTGGTCAAGCAGCTCAAGGAATTCAAGAGCGGCGTGCGCAAGGACCCGGTGATGCAGGGCTTCGCCTCCATGCTCTCCGATCAGGATATGAGGAACATCTCCGGCTGGCTCGCCACGCAGAAGGCCAAGGGCGGCTTTGCCAAGGACAAGGAACTGGTGGTGCTGGGCGAGCGCATCTTCCGCGGCGGCCTGCAAGACCGCAACATCGCGGCCTGCGCCAGCTGCCACAGCCCCAACGGCGCCGGCCTGCCGGTGCAGTATCCGCGCCTGGCCGGCCAGCATGCCGACTACACTAGCAAGCAGCTGATGGAGTTCCGCGACGGCAAGCGTGGCAACAGCCTGCCGATGACCCAGGTGGCGGCCAAGCTCAACGACCGCGAGATCAGGGCGGTGGCTGACTACATCGCCGGCCTGCGTTGA
- the msrP gene encoding protein-methionine-sulfoxide reductase catalytic subunit MsrP translates to MLIRTGDNGFVHPQASEITPQAVYEERRQWLRTVAAGAAGATLAGWAARDARAAMERPGKLAALPGAPSQVAGANTMEAPTAYKDATQYNNYYEFGLDKADPARNAHTLKTTPWSVKVEGLVAKPRTFGLEELLKLSAQEERIYRLRCVEGWSMVIPWVGYSLAQLLREVQPLGSAKYVEFVTLADPKVMPGLRSRVLDWPYTEALRLDEAMHPLTLLSFGMYGEVLPAQNGAPVRLVVPWKYGFKSAKSLVAIRLTDKQPGTAWNKAARNEYGFYSNVNPEVPHPRWSQATERRIGEGGLFAKKRPTLLFNGYGEQVAQMYAGMDLKQQF, encoded by the coding sequence ATGCTGATACGTACCGGTGACAACGGCTTTGTCCACCCCCAGGCCAGCGAGATCACGCCGCAGGCCGTCTACGAGGAGCGCCGCCAGTGGCTGCGCACCGTGGCTGCAGGCGCGGCCGGGGCGACGCTGGCGGGATGGGCGGCACGCGATGCGCGCGCGGCCATGGAGCGCCCGGGCAAGCTGGCGGCGCTGCCGGGTGCGCCCAGCCAGGTGGCAGGGGCCAACACCATGGAGGCGCCCACGGCCTACAAGGATGCGACGCAGTACAACAACTACTACGAGTTCGGCCTCGACAAGGCCGACCCCGCGCGCAACGCGCACACGCTCAAGACCACGCCCTGGAGCGTCAAGGTCGAGGGCCTGGTGGCCAAGCCCAGGACCTTTGGCCTGGAAGAGCTGCTCAAGCTCAGTGCGCAGGAAGAACGCATCTACCGCCTGCGCTGCGTCGAGGGCTGGTCGATGGTCATTCCCTGGGTCGGCTATTCGCTGGCGCAGCTGCTGCGCGAGGTGCAGCCGCTGGGCAGTGCCAAGTACGTGGAGTTCGTGACGCTGGCCGATCCAAAGGTGATGCCGGGCCTGCGCAGCCGGGTGCTGGACTGGCCCTATACCGAGGCGCTGCGGCTCGACGAGGCCATGCACCCGCTGACGCTGCTGTCCTTCGGCATGTATGGCGAAGTGCTGCCCGCGCAGAACGGCGCGCCGGTACGGCTGGTCGTGCCCTGGAAGTACGGGTTCAAGAGCGCCAAGAGCCTCGTCGCCATCCGCCTGACCGACAAGCAGCCGGGCACGGCGTGGAACAAGGCCGCGCGCAACGAGTACGGCTTCTATTCCAATGTCAATCCCGAGGTGCCGCATCCGCGCTGGAGCCAGGCCACCGAGCGGCGCATCGGCGAGGGCGGGCTGTTTGCCAAGAAGCGCCCTACGCTGCTGTTCAATGGCTATGGCGAGCAGGTGGCGCAGATGTACGCCGGCATGGATCTGAAGCAGCAGTTTTGA
- a CDS encoding lysophospholipid acyltransferase family protein yields the protein MPSLFRLFSLLPLGLLHGLGAAMGWLVFALSGTYRQRFLDNARQAGYRFGEIAAAVGHAGRLVAELPRLWLRPELPHCEMIEPERVERAWAQGRGIVFLTPHLGCFELSVQAAAQRWGPKYGPITILYRPARQAWLARVMETVRNRPGVQAVPTTLSGVRQMIKALRRGEAVGLLPDQVPPEGQGLWSPFFGRDAYTMTLAARLVQQTGAIVIVARCERRSWGRGYVMHFEELPLPLSDSLETAVLQLNQAMEQVIRQSPSQYLWGYARYKQPRAEQPAAQVAP from the coding sequence ATGCCAAGCCTGTTTCGTTTGTTCTCGCTGCTGCCTTTGGGGCTTTTGCATGGTCTGGGTGCCGCCATGGGGTGGCTGGTCTTTGCCCTGTCGGGCACCTACCGCCAGCGTTTCCTGGACAATGCGCGCCAGGCCGGCTACCGGTTTGGCGAGATCGCCGCCGCCGTGGGCCATGCCGGGCGCCTGGTGGCCGAGCTGCCGCGCCTGTGGCTGCGTCCCGAGCTGCCGCACTGCGAGATGATCGAGCCCGAGCGCGTCGAGCGCGCCTGGGCCCAGGGACGCGGCATCGTGTTCCTCACGCCGCATCTGGGCTGCTTCGAGCTCTCGGTGCAGGCGGCCGCGCAGCGCTGGGGACCGAAGTACGGCCCGATCACCATCCTGTACCGGCCCGCGCGCCAGGCGTGGCTGGCCCGGGTGATGGAGACCGTGCGCAACCGCCCCGGCGTCCAGGCCGTTCCGACCACGCTGTCGGGCGTGCGCCAGATGATCAAGGCGCTGCGCCGCGGCGAGGCCGTGGGCCTGCTGCCCGACCAGGTTCCGCCGGAAGGGCAGGGCCTGTGGTCGCCCTTCTTCGGCCGCGATGCCTACACCATGACGCTGGCAGCGCGGCTGGTGCAGCAGACCGGCGCGATCGTCATCGTCGCCCGCTGCGAGCGCCGCTCCTGGGGGCGCGGCTATGTGATGCATTTCGAGGAGTTGCCCTTGCCTTTGTCAGATTCGTTGGAGACCGCTGTGCTGCAGCTCAACCAGGCCATGGAGCAGGTGATACGCCAGAGCCCTTCGCAGTACCTCTGGGGCTATGCGCGCTACAAGCAGCCGCGCGCCGAGCAACCCGCCGCGCAGGTGGCGCCATGA
- a CDS encoding alpha/beta fold hydrolase codes for MIQTCDHVLPHGITLRCRTAGMPGRPVLMLLHGFPEGAFIWDALLAHFSAPENGGFRCVAPDLRGYGGSSSPLGVEAYQPRHLVQDIRALIAAESPRVPLAALVAHDWGGAVAWSVAAQHPDCMDRLMILNAPHAGAFLRELREQAEQRQASEYMRFLRRADAPQLLAENDWQRTFRFFAQPDGRLPAWLTPALQDEYRAHWSRGLQGPCHYYGASPLYPPAPGAPDHLAQVRLPEAALHVAVPTLVLWGMNDPALRPGLLEGLEDWVPRLQIQHLRNTSHWVVHERPARVIDELERFVQRQVSDEGVAV; via the coding sequence ATGATCCAGACCTGCGACCATGTCCTGCCCCACGGCATCACCCTGCGCTGCCGCACCGCGGGCATGCCCGGCCGGCCCGTGCTGATGTTGCTCCATGGATTTCCCGAAGGCGCGTTCATCTGGGACGCGCTGCTGGCGCATTTTTCCGCGCCCGAGAACGGTGGCTTCCGCTGCGTGGCGCCCGATCTGCGCGGTTATGGCGGCTCGAGCAGCCCGCTCGGGGTCGAGGCCTACCAGCCACGGCATCTGGTGCAGGACATCCGCGCGCTGATCGCGGCCGAGAGCCCGCGGGTGCCGCTGGCGGCGCTGGTGGCGCATGACTGGGGCGGCGCGGTGGCCTGGAGCGTGGCGGCCCAGCACCCGGACTGCATGGACCGGCTCATGATCCTCAACGCCCCCCACGCGGGGGCGTTTTTGCGCGAGCTGCGCGAACAGGCGGAGCAGCGCCAGGCCAGCGAATACATGCGTTTCCTGCGCCGCGCGGATGCGCCGCAGCTGCTGGCCGAGAACGACTGGCAACGCACTTTCCGTTTCTTCGCGCAGCCCGATGGCAGGTTGCCGGCCTGGCTCACTCCTGCGCTGCAGGATGAATACCGGGCCCATTGGTCCCGGGGACTGCAGGGGCCCTGCCACTACTACGGCGCCAGCCCCTTGTATCCGCCCGCACCGGGCGCGCCCGACCACCTGGCGCAGGTGCGGCTGCCCGAGGCCGCGCTGCATGTGGCGGTGCCGACGCTGGTGCTCTGGGGCATGAACGACCCGGCACTGCGCCCGGGCCTGCTCGAGGGCCTCGAGGACTGGGTGCCGCGGCTGCAGATCCAGCATCTGCGCAATACCTCGCACTGGGTGGTGCACGAGCGGCCGGCGCGGGTGATCGACGAGCTGGAGCGGTTTGTGCAGCGGCAGGTCAGTGATGAGGGGGTGGCGGTTTGA
- a CDS encoding lysophospholipid acyltransferase family protein, whose translation MSARFGVWLMGLLGRLPLRWLRALGWLLGQLLFVAAVPRRRIALRNLELCFPQLTAAQRKALARRNFVVFCQTWLDRGWLWSAPESVVRARVKLEGALHELEGDTPTIVFAPHFYSMDAGGLTLPLNTTRAFTSIFSTHPNPDIDDWFMGGRQRFGDVRMLNRADGVKPIISSLRQGGLLYLLPDMDFGRNDSVFVPFFGVPAATIPSLSRFARLGRAKVIGMYTRLTPEGYVAQITPAWKDFPTADAVADTARMNRELEYWINTMPEQYYWVHKRFKTRPEGEESVYR comes from the coding sequence ATGAGCGCGCGCTTCGGTGTCTGGCTGATGGGCCTGCTCGGGCGCCTGCCGCTGCGCTGGCTGCGCGCGCTGGGCTGGCTGCTCGGGCAACTGCTGTTCGTGGCGGCGGTGCCGCGGCGCCGGATCGCGCTGCGCAACCTCGAGCTGTGCTTTCCGCAGCTGACCGCTGCACAGCGCAAGGCGCTGGCGCGGCGCAACTTCGTCGTGTTCTGCCAGACCTGGCTGGACCGGGGCTGGCTCTGGTCGGCGCCCGAATCCGTGGTGCGCGCGCGCGTGAAGCTCGAAGGCGCACTGCATGAGCTCGAAGGCGACACGCCGACCATCGTTTTCGCGCCGCACTTCTACAGCATGGACGCGGGCGGGCTGACGCTGCCGCTCAACACCACCCGCGCCTTCACCTCGATCTTCTCGACCCACCCCAACCCGGACATCGACGACTGGTTCATGGGCGGGCGCCAGCGCTTCGGCGACGTGCGCATGCTCAACCGCGCCGACGGCGTCAAGCCGATCATCTCCAGCCTGCGCCAGGGCGGGCTGCTGTACCTGCTGCCCGACATGGACTTCGGCCGCAACGACTCGGTGTTCGTGCCGTTCTTCGGCGTGCCGGCGGCCACCATCCCCTCGCTGTCGCGCTTCGCGCGCCTGGGCCGGGCCAAGGTCATCGGCATGTACACGCGGCTCACGCCCGAGGGTTACGTCGCGCAGATCACCCCGGCCTGGAAGGACTTCCCCACGGCCGACGCGGTGGCCGACACGGCGCGCATGAACCGCGAGCTGGAATACTGGATCAATACGATGCCGGAGCAGTATTACTGGGTGCACAAGAGGTTCAAGACCAGGCCGGAGGGGGAAGAGTCGGTTTATCGGTGA
- the cyaY gene encoding iron donor protein CyaY yields the protein MNDLEFLDCAEKLLLAVEQGCDRINDDTDADLDAQRVGGMVTLSFPNRSQIVINLQKPLHEVWLAAKAGGFHFRYDAGQGCWIDTKGEGEFFACLSRYASEQSGLPLTFSA from the coding sequence ATGAACGACCTTGAATTCCTGGATTGCGCTGAAAAGCTGCTGCTGGCGGTGGAGCAGGGCTGCGACCGCATCAACGACGACACCGATGCCGACCTGGATGCCCAGCGCGTGGGTGGCATGGTCACGCTGTCGTTCCCGAACCGCAGCCAGATTGTCATCAATCTGCAAAAGCCTTTGCATGAAGTATGGCTGGCGGCCAAGGCCGGCGGCTTCCATTTCCGTTATGACGCCGGGCAGGGCTGCTGGATCGATACCAAGGGCGAAGGCGAATTCTTTGCCTGCCTGAGCCGCTATGCGTCGGAGCAATCGGGCCTGCCGCTGACCTTCAGCGCCTGA